The proteins below come from a single Oenanthe melanoleuca isolate GR-GAL-2019-014 chromosome Z, OMel1.0, whole genome shotgun sequence genomic window:
- the DNAJC25 gene encoding dnaJ homolog subfamily C member 25, whose product MAAAAARCPGGRWALCLCLCAALLPRPARGLTDRLYCGRRVCYEVLGVSRQASKAEIARAYRQLARQYHPDRYRGEPAGGEESGAQAAHEKFLLIAAAYETLKDEETRKDYDYMLDHPEEYYRHYYHYYSRRLAPKVDVTIVILVTVCAISVFQFFSWWSSYNEAINYLASVPKYRIQATEIARQQGLLNKTKEKGKNRRSKEEIREEEEEIIKDIIKNKIDIKGGYQKPKIYDILLFQILLAPFYWCKYIVWYCWWIYCFTIKGQEYGVEEKLYIIRRYMKMSQSQFDSLEDHQKETFLERQLWIRENYEVYKREQEEELKKKMAMDPRWKRYRRWMKNEGPGRLTFIDD is encoded by the exons atggcggcggcggcggcgcggtGTCCGGGAGGGCGGTGGGcgctgtgcctgtgcctgtgcgCGGCGCTGCTGCCGCGGCCGGCGCGGGGCCTCACCGACCGCCTCTACTGCGGCCGCCGAGTCTGCTATGAGGTGCTGGGCGTCAGCCGGCAGGCCAGCAAGGCGGAGATCGCCCGCGCCTACCGGCAGCTGGCCCGGCAGTACCACCCCGACCGCTACCGCGGGGAGCCCGCGGGCGGCGAGGAGAGCGGGGCGCAGGCGGCGCACGAGAAGTTCCTGCTCATCGCCGCCGCCTACGAGACCCTCAAG GATGAAGAAACACGTAAAGATTATGACTACATGCTGGATCATCCTGAAGAGTATTACAGGCATTATTACCACTACTACAGCAGGAGACTGGCACCTAAAGTAGATGTCACAATAGTGATCCTAGTTACGGTCTGTGCCATCTCTGTGTTTCAG TTCTTCAGCTGGTGGAGTAGTTACAATGAAGCTATCAACTACTTAGCATCTGTGCCAAAATACCGTATACAAGCTACTGAGATTGCCAGGCAACAAGGTTTACTCAACAAGACTAAAGAAAAAGGCAAGAACAGGCGGTCTAAAGAAGAAATTCGcgaagaggaggaagaaattatcaaagacattattaaaaataaaatagacaTAAAGGGTGGTTATCAGAAGCCCAAAATATATGATATCCTTCTATTTCAGATCCTTCTTGCTCCTTTTTACTGGTGCAAATACATAGTTTGGTACTGTTGGTGGATTTATTGTTTCACTATTAAAGGGCAAGAGTATGGTGTGGAAGAGAAGTTGTATATTATAAGAAGGTACATGAAAATGTCTCAGTCTCAATTTGACAGCCTGGAAGATCATCAAAAAGAGACCTTTCTTGAACGACAGCTATGGATACGAGAAAACTATGAG GTGTATAAACGAGAACAAGAGGAGGAGTTAAAAAAGAAGATGGCCATGGATCCCAGATGGAAGAGATACCGGCGATGGATGAAAAACGAAGGACCTGGAAGACTAACCTTTATTGATGATTGA